A window of the Danio aesculapii chromosome 10, fDanAes4.1, whole genome shotgun sequence genome harbors these coding sequences:
- the LOC130235780 gene encoding protocadherin gamma-C5-like isoform X6, which translates to MTKRVAFKWWRHYLLFFFLFLLLWNTTEGQTRYSIPEELNVGAVVGNIAKDLGLKISELYDRKLRIASESGKQYFSLDLSRGQIVVDERIDREIICGENANCLLPLQIVIEDPLQLYRVEVDIQDINDNYPHFQSTDRVLKIAESSVPGMRFPLESAVDLDVGSNSLKTYTLSKDECFSLKIKDLGDGRKIPELVLEKPLDREKKPMHLLMLTALDGGNPVRSGTSQINVTVLDNNDNNPVFEKNVYKVAIAENTNKGTTFLKVEAKDVDEGANGEIKYSLGEHTSDTLRSLFQIDEKTGDIFLNGELDYETTPMYNIEISARDKGVPEMEGHCTVKIEVSDINDNPPQILLTSKPNPVREDAPSGTVVALISARDTDSGDNGKVRLHTQSDLPFILKTSFSNEYSLVTNGDLDRERFPEYNVEITAFDSGSPSLSSKTIIPVKILDVNDNAPKFSDNVYYVYVTENNTPGSIICSVSAKDLDVGVNGKISYSIENPKGWDTPVSSYMYINADNGSIFSMHSFDFEKIKVFEVIVQAKDHGSPFLSSNATVYVFILDQNDNVPFVIYPSTSMSSVSQQRMPHSAKTGHLVTKVTAVDADSGHNAWLFYRLREATDSSLFSVNLHTGEVRTKRAVSEHDDSSQRLVIEIKDNGEPELSTTVTLDILIEDGFNEPVSDYYKKNVEPSKKSGKITLYLIISLAAVSLLSLVTFFILLVKCARGSRGGSSCCIRRTNSDYKNPNRNLQIQLNTDGPIKYVEVLGGDMMSQSQSFGSYLSPMSEFSDLTLIKPSSTTNFTDTLNTLDASLPDSAWTFESQQQKPPNTDWRFPPNQRPGPSGQHRFHTLQQRWTPYEKSRAGARPEEAGASAGVIAGTGPWPNPPTEAEQLQALMAAANASEATATLGPRYNLQYGPDYRQNVYIPGSTATLTANPQQQVLQQALPPPQALPPTEAPKAAQTPASKKKPTKKDKK; encoded by the exons ATGACAAAGAGGGTGGCATTCAAATGGTGGAGGCATTATTTGctcttcttttttctctttcttcttttGTGGAATACGACAGAAGGACAGACTCGGTACTCAATTCCAGAGGAATTAAATGTGGGCGCTGTTGTTGGAAACATTGCGAAAGATTTAGGTTTAAAAATATCTGAGCTGTATGACCGTAAACTGCGAATAGCTTCTGAATCAGGTAAACAGTATTTCAGTCTGGATTTAAGCAGAGGGCAGATTGTGGTCGATGAGAGAATCGACAGAGAGATTATTTGTGGTGAAAACGCAAATTGTCTGTTGCCTCTTCAAATCGTTATCGAGGATCCTTTACAACTTTATAGAGTGGAAGTCGACATACAGGATATTAATGACAATTATCCGCATTTTCAGTCCACGGACCGTGTTTTAAAGATAGCAGAATCCTCTGTTCCTGGCATGCGCTTTCCTTTGGAGAGCGCAGTAGACCTCGATGTGGGCAGTAACTCTTTAAAAACGTACACATTGAGTAAAGACGAATGtttcagtttaaaaataaaagatcttGGCGATGGGCGAAAGATACCAGAATTAGTATTGGAGAAACCTCTGGACCGTGAAAAGAAACCGATGCATCTGCTGATGTTAACTGCTTTAGATGGAGGAAACCCGGTTAGATCAGGAACCTCACAAATTAATGTCACCGTGCTGGATAACAACGACAACAACCCCGTTTTTGAGAAAAATGTTTACAAAGTAGCTATTGCTGAAAACACAAACAAAGGTACGACATTTCTAAAAGTTGAAGCAAAAGACGTAGACGAAGGTGCAAACGGAGAGATAAAATATTCCTTAGGTGAGCACACGTCTGACACTTTGCGCTCGTTGTTTCAAATCGATGAGAAAACTGGGGACATTTTTCTAAACGGTGAACTGGATTATGAAACCACTCCCATGTACAACATTGAGATAAGCGCCAGAGACAAAGGTGTGCCCGAAATGGAGGGCCATTGCACGGTTAAAATAGAAGTGTCAGATATTAACGATAATCCACCACAGATACTGCTTACGTCTAAACCGAATCCTGTGCGCGAGGACGCTCCAAGCGGGACAGTTGTAGCGTTAATAAGCGCAAGAGACACTGACTCTGGAGACAATGGAAAAGTCAGATTGCATACACAGTCTGACcttccattcattttaaaaacttctTTTTCAAATGAATATTCTTTGGTTACAAACGGTGATTTAGACCGTGAGAGGTTTCCAGAGTATAACGTGGAAATCACTGCATTTGACTCAGGCTCACCATCTTTGAGTAGCAAAACAATAATTCCTGTTAAAATTCTTGATGTCAATGACAACGCCCCGAAATTCTCTGATAACGTGTATTATGTATACGTGACGGAGAATAATACTCCAGGTTCTATTATCTGTTCAGTGTCCGCCAAAGACCTTGATGTCGGCGTAAATGGTAAAATATCCTACTCTATTGAGAACCCCAAAGGCTGGGATACCCCAGTCTCGTCGTATATGTACATAAACGCTGACAATGGAAGCATATTTAGCATGCATTCGTTTGACTTTGAAAAAATTAAAGTGTTTGAAGTCATCGTTCAGGCTAAAGATCATGGATCTCCATTTCTAAGCAGCAACGCAAcagtgtatgtgtttattttggacCAGAACGACAATGTACCGTTTGTCATTTACCCGTCCACATCCATGAGCTCGGTCTCTCAGCAGAGGATGCCTCATTCTGCTAAAACAGGGCATCTCGTTACTAAGGTAACAGCAGTGGACGCGGACTCGGGTCATAACGCCTGGCTGTTCTACAGGCTCAGGGAGGCCACGGACTCGTCTCTGTTCAGTGTGAATTTACATACGGGAGAGGTGAGGACTAAACGCGCTGTTTCAGAGCACGATGACTCCTCTCAGAGACTGGTCATAGAGATAAAGGATAATGGAGAACCGGAGCTGTCCACTACAGTTACGCTGGATATACTAATAGAGGACGGGTTTAATGAGCCAGTTTCAGATTACTATAAGAAAAATGTAGAGCCAagcaaaaaaagtggaaaaataaCTTTGTATCTCATCATCTCTTTAGCCGCCGTGTCTTTGCTGTCTTTGGTCACGTTTTTCATCTTACTGGTGAAATGTGCGCGTGGCAGTAGAGGCGGCTCAAGCTGCTGTATCAGGAGGACAAACTCTGATTACAAAAACCCCAACAGAAACCTGCAGATCCAGCTCAACACTGACGGGCCCATTAAGTATGTGGAGGTTCTGGGAGGAGATATGATGTCTCAGAGTCAGTCCTTTGGCTCTTATCTCTCTCCAATGTCCGAATTCAGTGATCTCACCCTCATTAAGCCCAGCAGCACcacaaactttacagacacgctAAACACGCTTGATGCGTCATTACCAGACAGCGCGTGGACGTTCGAGAGCCAACAG CAAAAGCCACCTAATACTGACTGGCGATTTCCCCCAAACCAGAGGCCTGGACCCAGCGG CCAACACAGGTTCCACACCCTGCAGCAGAGATGGACTCCATACGAGAAGTCCAG GGCTGGAGCACGTCCTGAAGAGGCAGGTGCCAGTGCTGGTGTGATAGCGGGAACAGGACCATGGCCCAACCCCCCTACTGAAGCTGAACAGCTCCAGGCTCTGATGGCAGCAGCAAACG CAAGTGAAGCCACTGCGACTCTCGGCCCTCGCTACAATCTACAGTATGGCCCGGATTACCGCCAGAACGTCTATATCCCAGGCAGCACCGCCACCCTTACAGCCAACCCTCAACAACAGGTTCTCCAGCAGGCCCTTCCTCCACCGCAAGCCCTTCCACCTACCGAAGCACCCAAAGCGGCTCAAACACCCGCCAGTAAGAAGAAACCAACCAAGAAAGACAAGAAGTAA
- the LOC130235780 gene encoding protocadherin gamma-C5-like isoform X18, with the protein MTKRVAFKWWRHYLLFFFLFLLLWNTTEGQTRYSIPEELNVGAVVGNIAKDLGLKISELYDRKLRIASESGKQYFSLDLSRGQIVVDERIDREIICGENANCLLPLQIVIEDPLQLYRVEVDIQDINDNYPHFQSTDRVLKIAESSVPGMRFPLESAVDLDVGSNSLKTYTLSKDECFSLKIKDLGDGRKIPELVLEKPLDREKKPMHLLMLTALDGGNPVRSGTSQINVTVLDNNDNNPVFEKNVYKVAIAENTNKGTTFLKVEAKDVDEGANGEIKYSLGEHTSDTLRSLFQIDEKTGDIFLNGELDYETTPMYNIEISARDKGVPEMEGHCTVKIEVSDINDNPPQILLTSKPNPVREDAPSGTVVALISARDTDSGDNGKVRLHTQSDLPFILKTSFSNEYSLVTNGDLDRERFPEYNVEITAFDSGSPSLSSKTIIPVKILDVNDNAPKFSDNVYYVYVTENNTPGSIICSVSAKDLDVGVNGKISYSIENPKGWDTPVSSYMYINADNGSIFSMHSFDFEKIKVFEVIVQAKDHGSPFLSSNATVYVFILDQNDNVPFVIYPSTSMSSVSQQRMPHSAKTGHLVTKVTAVDADSGHNAWLFYRLREATDSSLFSVNLHTGEVRTKRAVSEHDDSSQRLVIEIKDNGEPELSTTVTLDILIEDGFNEPVSDYYKKNVEPSKKSGKITLYLIISLAAVSLLSLVTFFILLVKCARGSRGGSSCCIRRTNSDYKNPNRNLQIQLNTDGPIKYVEVLGGDMMSQSQSFGSYLSPMSEFSDLTLIKPSSTTNFTDTLNTLDASLPDSAWTFESQQQKPPNTDWRFPPNQRPGPSGAGARPEEAGASAGVIAGTGPWPNPPTEAEQLQALMAAANASEATATLGPRYNLQYGPDYRQNVYIPGSTATLTANPQQQVLQQALPPPQALPPTEAPKAAQTPASKKKPTKKDKK; encoded by the exons ATGACAAAGAGGGTGGCATTCAAATGGTGGAGGCATTATTTGctcttcttttttctctttcttcttttGTGGAATACGACAGAAGGACAGACTCGGTACTCAATTCCAGAGGAATTAAATGTGGGCGCTGTTGTTGGAAACATTGCGAAAGATTTAGGTTTAAAAATATCTGAGCTGTATGACCGTAAACTGCGAATAGCTTCTGAATCAGGTAAACAGTATTTCAGTCTGGATTTAAGCAGAGGGCAGATTGTGGTCGATGAGAGAATCGACAGAGAGATTATTTGTGGTGAAAACGCAAATTGTCTGTTGCCTCTTCAAATCGTTATCGAGGATCCTTTACAACTTTATAGAGTGGAAGTCGACATACAGGATATTAATGACAATTATCCGCATTTTCAGTCCACGGACCGTGTTTTAAAGATAGCAGAATCCTCTGTTCCTGGCATGCGCTTTCCTTTGGAGAGCGCAGTAGACCTCGATGTGGGCAGTAACTCTTTAAAAACGTACACATTGAGTAAAGACGAATGtttcagtttaaaaataaaagatcttGGCGATGGGCGAAAGATACCAGAATTAGTATTGGAGAAACCTCTGGACCGTGAAAAGAAACCGATGCATCTGCTGATGTTAACTGCTTTAGATGGAGGAAACCCGGTTAGATCAGGAACCTCACAAATTAATGTCACCGTGCTGGATAACAACGACAACAACCCCGTTTTTGAGAAAAATGTTTACAAAGTAGCTATTGCTGAAAACACAAACAAAGGTACGACATTTCTAAAAGTTGAAGCAAAAGACGTAGACGAAGGTGCAAACGGAGAGATAAAATATTCCTTAGGTGAGCACACGTCTGACACTTTGCGCTCGTTGTTTCAAATCGATGAGAAAACTGGGGACATTTTTCTAAACGGTGAACTGGATTATGAAACCACTCCCATGTACAACATTGAGATAAGCGCCAGAGACAAAGGTGTGCCCGAAATGGAGGGCCATTGCACGGTTAAAATAGAAGTGTCAGATATTAACGATAATCCACCACAGATACTGCTTACGTCTAAACCGAATCCTGTGCGCGAGGACGCTCCAAGCGGGACAGTTGTAGCGTTAATAAGCGCAAGAGACACTGACTCTGGAGACAATGGAAAAGTCAGATTGCATACACAGTCTGACcttccattcattttaaaaacttctTTTTCAAATGAATATTCTTTGGTTACAAACGGTGATTTAGACCGTGAGAGGTTTCCAGAGTATAACGTGGAAATCACTGCATTTGACTCAGGCTCACCATCTTTGAGTAGCAAAACAATAATTCCTGTTAAAATTCTTGATGTCAATGACAACGCCCCGAAATTCTCTGATAACGTGTATTATGTATACGTGACGGAGAATAATACTCCAGGTTCTATTATCTGTTCAGTGTCCGCCAAAGACCTTGATGTCGGCGTAAATGGTAAAATATCCTACTCTATTGAGAACCCCAAAGGCTGGGATACCCCAGTCTCGTCGTATATGTACATAAACGCTGACAATGGAAGCATATTTAGCATGCATTCGTTTGACTTTGAAAAAATTAAAGTGTTTGAAGTCATCGTTCAGGCTAAAGATCATGGATCTCCATTTCTAAGCAGCAACGCAAcagtgtatgtgtttattttggacCAGAACGACAATGTACCGTTTGTCATTTACCCGTCCACATCCATGAGCTCGGTCTCTCAGCAGAGGATGCCTCATTCTGCTAAAACAGGGCATCTCGTTACTAAGGTAACAGCAGTGGACGCGGACTCGGGTCATAACGCCTGGCTGTTCTACAGGCTCAGGGAGGCCACGGACTCGTCTCTGTTCAGTGTGAATTTACATACGGGAGAGGTGAGGACTAAACGCGCTGTTTCAGAGCACGATGACTCCTCTCAGAGACTGGTCATAGAGATAAAGGATAATGGAGAACCGGAGCTGTCCACTACAGTTACGCTGGATATACTAATAGAGGACGGGTTTAATGAGCCAGTTTCAGATTACTATAAGAAAAATGTAGAGCCAagcaaaaaaagtggaaaaataaCTTTGTATCTCATCATCTCTTTAGCCGCCGTGTCTTTGCTGTCTTTGGTCACGTTTTTCATCTTACTGGTGAAATGTGCGCGTGGCAGTAGAGGCGGCTCAAGCTGCTGTATCAGGAGGACAAACTCTGATTACAAAAACCCCAACAGAAACCTGCAGATCCAGCTCAACACTGACGGGCCCATTAAGTATGTGGAGGTTCTGGGAGGAGATATGATGTCTCAGAGTCAGTCCTTTGGCTCTTATCTCTCTCCAATGTCCGAATTCAGTGATCTCACCCTCATTAAGCCCAGCAGCACcacaaactttacagacacgctAAACACGCTTGATGCGTCATTACCAGACAGCGCGTGGACGTTCGAGAGCCAACAG CAAAAGCCACCTAATACTGACTGGCGATTTCCCCCAAACCAGAGGCCTGGACCCAGCGG GGCTGGAGCACGTCCTGAAGAGGCAGGTGCCAGTGCTGGTGTGATAGCGGGAACAGGACCATGGCCCAACCCCCCTACTGAAGCTGAACAGCTCCAGGCTCTGATGGCAGCAGCAAACG CAAGTGAAGCCACTGCGACTCTCGGCCCTCGCTACAATCTACAGTATGGCCCGGATTACCGCCAGAACGTCTATATCCCAGGCAGCACCGCCACCCTTACAGCCAACCCTCAACAACAGGTTCTCCAGCAGGCCCTTCCTCCACCGCAAGCCCTTCCACCTACCGAAGCACCCAAAGCGGCTCAAACACCCGCCAGTAAGAAGAAACCAACCAAGAAAGACAAGAAGTAA
- the LOC130235780 gene encoding protocadherin gamma-C4-like isoform X11, with amino-acid sequence MASKEFFQKTMDLTAVWMVLNALCFATHASELLYSTAEESKPGTIVGHLTKDLGMDIHMVVLRQMRIISESNDKYFNVDLTSGALVVKETMDREILCGGRLHCHIRIQISLQNPLEMHSVSIEIVDVNDNAPQFQGQNTSLEVSEAAAPGTSFRLESAHDSDVGVNSLRAYYLSQNDCFILKIDTKSDGSKIPILVLNKPLDREKMGEYRLILTAVDGGSPEKSGNSAVFINILDVNDNAPHFLNPAKRVTLLENSPHGTIVTLLNASDADHGQNGEISYTFDKYTPDSVLKLFSVDSVTGEITVTGLIDHELVKVHDVTVLARDKGMPPMEGSCNIKIEIIDVNDNTPEISINIVSSVISEDVTSGTVIALIKVKDEDTGKNGEVNVHIPHGLPFKISSPYKGLFTLMTDGLLDREAVAEYTITVTATDSGSPPRSSQKSFVLCLSDVNDNPPVFSQPSYSVDIAENNAPNAPLLSVSASDPDVGENSTISFSILESEALRLSVSSYVYINPNSGQIYAIRKFDYEHLNAFQFVVQVQDRGTPSQSSNATVHVFIKDQNDHPPILIYPAPTSDGTLQFFIPRTAGIGHLVNRITFVDGDSGHNAWLFYSILGPDAEMFHIDAHTGELRTAQKLKEEDSKSGFSLNVIVKDNGRPSLSASVVVNITLAEKSSDVSSERRSSTSKTTTGSNLALYLIITLSFIIAFSFLAIIAIAVRWLSHHGYMICLMQKLGFKHTPREHQHNDLHLQLNTDGPIRFMEVVGATQDFHKHMYTPGLSTISSRSDFVFVKAPESTLSMRLSKRLFAHSLMKQKPPNTDWRFPPNQRPGPSGAGARPEEAGASAGVIAGTGPWPNPPTEAEQLQALMAAANASEATATLGPRYNLQYGPDYRQNVYIPGSTATLTANPQQQVLQQALPPPQALPPTEAPKAAQTPASKKKPTKKDKK; translated from the exons ATGGCGAGTAAAGAGTTTTTTCAGAAAACTATGGACTTGACAGCAGTTTGGATGGTTCTTAATGCTTTGTGTTTTGCAACACACGCTTCGGAACTTTTATATTCCACAGCGGAGGAATCTAAACCAGGAACTATTGTTGGACACTTGACTAAAGATTTAGGAATGGACATACATATGGTAGTTCTTAGACAGATGCGCATAATCTCGGAAtctaatgataaatattttaacgTGGACCTAACATCTGGAGCTTTGGTGGTCAAGGAAACAATGGACAGGGAGATTTTGTGTGGAGGACGTTTACATTGTCACATTCGGATCCAGATTTCTCTTCAAAATCCGTTGGAAATGCACAGCGTTTCGATTGAAATTGTGGATGTTAACGACAACGCGCCACAATTCCAAGGCCAAAATACTTCTTTGGAAGTTTCAGAAGCGGCAGCTCCCGGCACGTCTTTCCGCCTAGAAAGTGCGCATGACTCGGACGTGGGAGTGAATTCACTGCGCGCTTATTATCTCAGTCAAAACGATTGTTTTATTCTGAAAATAGATACAAAAAGTGATGGCAGCAAAATCCCAATTTTAGTGCTAAACAAGCCTCTTGACAGAGAAAAGATGGGTGAATACAGATTAATTTTAACTGCAGTTGATGGTGGCAGTCCAGAGAAATCCGGCAATAGTGctgtttttataaatattcttGATGTCAATGACAATGCGCCACACTTTCTTAATCCTGCTAAAAGAGTCACTCTTTTAGAAAATTCTCCTCATGGAACAATAGTCACACTACTTAACGCCTCTGATGCCGATCACGGTCAAAATGGTGAGATATCTTACacttttgacaaatacacacctGACAGTGTTCTGAAACTGTTCAGCGTGGATTCGGTGACAGGCGAAATTACAGTTACGGGTCTAATCGATCATGAACTCGTGAAGGTGCATGACGTCACGGTCCTAGCAAGGGACAAAGGAATGCCCCCGATGGAGGGCTCTTGCAACATCAAAATCGAGATTATAGACGTGAACGATAACACACCTGAAATTAGCATTAACATAGTTTCTTCTGTAATATCTGAAGATGTGACTTCAGGCACTGTCATTGCACTTATTAAAGTTAAAGATGAAGACACAGGCAAAAATGGCGAAGTGAACGTGCACATTCCTCATGGGTTGCCTTTCAAGATCAGTTCGCCATATAAGGGGCTTTTCACTTTAATGACCGATGGCCTTCTGGACAGAGAAGCTGTGGCTGAATACACCATCACTGTGACCGCCACAGACTCTGGTTCCCCGCCTCGCTCCTCGCAGAAATCTTTTGTGCTGTGTCTTTCAGATGTTAATGATAACCCCCCAGTCTTTTCACAGCCTTCCTACTCTGTGGACATAGCTGAAAACAATGCCCCAAATGCTCCCCTTCTGTCCGTGTCTGCCTCAGACCCAGATGTGGGTGAAAACTCCACCATTTCATTCTCAATTTTAGAGAGTGAGGCTCTACGTTTGTCTGTGTcttcatatgtatatataaacccAAATAGTGGGCAAATATATGCTATTAGAAAGTTTGATTATGAACATCTGAATGCGTTTCAATTTGTAGTGCAGGTTCAGGATAGAGGAACTCCATCTCAAAGCTCCAATGCCACtgtgcatgtgtttattaaggatCAGAATGATCATCCGCCTATCCTTATTTACCCTGCACCCACATCCGATGGGACTCTGCAGTTTTTTATACCTAGAACTGCCGGTATCGGACACCTAGTAAATCGTATCACATTTGTGGATGGAGATAGTGGTCACAATGCCTGGTTATTCTACAGCATCCTCGGGCCTGATGCTGAAATGTTTCACATAGATGCACATACTGGAGAGCTACGTACTGCACAAAAACTTAAAGAAGAGGACAGCAAGTCTGGTTTTAGCCTCAATGTGATTGTAAAGGATAACGGCAGACCTTCTCTTTCTGCTAGTGTGGTAGTTAACATAACCCTAGCTGAAAAATCCTCAGACGTTTCTTCTGAACGTAGGAGCTCTACCTCCAAAACAACAACTGGATCTAACCTTGCACTGTACCTTATAATCACATTATCTTTCATTATTGCTTTCTCATTCCTGGCTATCATTGCTATAGCAGTGCGCTGGCTCAGCCATCATGGTTATATGATCTGCCTCATGCAAAAACTTGGTTTTAAACACACACCTCGTGAGCACCAACATAATGACCTTCATCTGCAACTGAACACTGATGGTCCTATTAGATTCATGGAGGTCGTGGGGGCCACCCAGGATTTCCACAAACACATGTATACTCCTGGTTTGTCCACCATCTCCAGCAGGAGTGACTTTGTGTTTGTTAAGGCCCCAGAGAGCACTCTAAGCATGCGACTGTCAAAAAGACTCTTCGCTCACTCACTTATGAAG CAAAAGCCACCTAATACTGACTGGCGATTTCCCCCAAACCAGAGGCCTGGACCCAGCGG GGCTGGAGCACGTCCTGAAGAGGCAGGTGCCAGTGCTGGTGTGATAGCGGGAACAGGACCATGGCCCAACCCCCCTACTGAAGCTGAACAGCTCCAGGCTCTGATGGCAGCAGCAAACG CAAGTGAAGCCACTGCGACTCTCGGCCCTCGCTACAATCTACAGTATGGCCCGGATTACCGCCAGAACGTCTATATCCCAGGCAGCACCGCCACCCTTACAGCCAACCCTCAACAACAGGTTCTCCAGCAGGCCCTTCCTCCACCGCAAGCCCTTCCACCTACCGAAGCACCCAAAGCGGCTCAAACACCCGCCAGTAAGAAGAAACCAACCAAGAAAGACAAGAAGTAA